One segment of Sulfobacillus thermosulfidooxidans DSM 9293 DNA contains the following:
- a CDS encoding prolipoprotein diacylglyceryl transferase family protein yields MYIPAQIFIGPLPLFNVLMVLGIALASLLLSRHHAPERVQDIFWAIIVGAILGDKGIYIVTDLHYYLEDPAHLIFTPESSLGLWGLGIGAVIGAVIVITRHLSEWNRHDLDALALALAPALTLWSLGFNWIGLPSQMPLFSIHKQHLDRFATFFFFFLLMSMITVTVTLFARRFSHTRGQVAGLFALLTAIALVAAQLTAPRPEFTLSALDWLSIILGLGGYRLMTPMAES; encoded by the coding sequence ATGTATATACCTGCACAAATATTTATTGGTCCCTTGCCATTATTCAATGTCCTTATGGTTCTTGGCATCGCGCTTGCCTCGTTATTGCTATCCCGGCATCACGCCCCGGAGCGTGTTCAGGACATTTTTTGGGCCATAATCGTCGGCGCCATTTTGGGTGATAAAGGCATCTATATTGTCACCGATCTCCATTACTACCTCGAGGATCCAGCTCATTTAATTTTTACCCCGGAAAGTTCCTTAGGATTATGGGGACTAGGGATTGGAGCCGTCATTGGAGCCGTTATCGTAATCACCCGCCATCTCTCAGAATGGAACCGCCACGATCTGGATGCGCTGGCTCTGGCCCTAGCCCCAGCCTTGACTCTATGGAGTCTTGGATTTAATTGGATTGGGTTACCGAGCCAGATGCCCCTGTTCAGTATTCACAAACAGCATTTAGACCGCTTTGCAACCTTTTTCTTCTTCTTTTTGCTCATGAGTATGATTACGGTGACCGTTACTCTCTTTGCCCGGCGTTTTTCCCATACGCGCGGGCAAGTTGCCGGCCTTTTTGCTCTTTTGACCGCAATTGCGCTTGTTGCCGCCCAATTGACCGCTCCCCGTCCTGAATTTACATTGAGCGCATTAGACTGGTTGTCAATCATCTTGGGCCTCGGAGGATATCGTTTAATGACGCCCATGGCAGAATCATAA